The following proteins come from a genomic window of Pelmatolapia mariae isolate MD_Pm_ZW linkage group LG17, Pm_UMD_F_2, whole genome shotgun sequence:
- the LOC134646946 gene encoding transmembrane protein 60-like, with protein MSLAQRVLLTWVFTLVFLIMLVLKLDGKVQWNWFLIFLPVWVFDGILILMLAIKMAGRCKPGYDPRNGSPDLRLRSWYLTAMLLKLGFCLTLCAKLERLADVKLTFVCIPLWTMLMGALVELGLNIFPERREA; from the exons ATGTCTCTGGCTCAGAGGGTTTTGTTGACCTGGGTCTTCACCCTGGTTTTCCTCATTATGCTGGTGCTCAAATTGGATGGAAAG GTGCAGTGGAACTGGTTCCTCATCTTTCTCCCTGTCTGGGTTTTCGATGGCATCCTCATCCTCATGCTCGCCATCAAGATGGCAGGCCGCTGCAAGCCGGGATACGACCCGCGCAACGGCTCTCCAGACCTGCGCCTGCGTAGCTGGTACCTGACAGCCATGCTGCTGAAGCTTGGCTTCTGCTTGACGCTGTGCGCCAAGCTGGAAAGGCTGGCTGACGTGAAGCTGACGTTTGTGTGCATACCACTGTGGACCATGTTAATGGGGGCGCTGGTGGAACTGGGGTTGAATATCTTTCCTGAAAGGAGAGAGGCTTAG